The Pseudooceanicola aestuarii genomic sequence TTCACCATGGAAATCAAGACGCCCCCCGCGTCTTATTACCTGAAGAAGGCCGCCAAGCTGAAATCCGGCGCCAACGCCCCGGGCAAGGAGACGGTCGGAACCGTCACCGCCGCCCAGGTGAAGGAAATCGCCGAAGCGAAGATGAAGGATCTGAACGCGCAGGACATCGAGTCCGCAATGCAGATCATCCTGGGCTCCGCCCGCTCCATGGGCATCGAGGTGAAGTAATGGCAAAGCTCGGAAAACGTACCCGCGCCGCACGCGAAGCCGCCGCCGGCAAGGAAAACCTGTCGGTCGAGGACGCGGTCGCCCTGATCAAGTCCAACGCGCAGGCGAAGTTCGATGAAACTGTCGAGATCGCGATGAATCTGGGCGTCGATCCGCGCCACGCGGACCAGATGGTCCGTGGCGTCGTCGGCCTGCCCAACGGCACCGGCAAGGATGTGCGCGTCGCCGTATTCGCCCGTGGCCCGAAAGCGGACGAAGCCAAGGAAGCCGGGGCCGACATCGTTGGCGCCGAAGACCTGATGGAAACCATTCAGGGCGGCACGATCGACTTCGATCGCTGCATCGCGACCCCGGACATGATGCCCGTCGTCGGCCGCCTGGGCAAGATTCTGGGCCCGCGCAACCTGATGCCGAACCCCAAGGTCGGCACGGTGACCATGGATGTCGCCCAGGCCGTTCAGGCCGCCAAGGGCGGCGAAGTCCAGTTCAAGGCCGAGAAGGCCGGCGTGGTGCACGCAGGCGTCGGCAAGGCGTCCTTCGACGCCGAGAAGCTGGCCGAGAACATCCGCGCCTTCGTCGACGCGGTCAGCAAGGCCAAGCCGGCCGGTGCGAAGGGGACTTACATGCAGAAGGTCTCCATCAGCTCCACCATGGGCCCGGGCGTCTCCATCGACGTGGCCAACGCGACCGGCAACTAAGCCCGTCGCCAGATGATTTCGGAAAAGGCGTCCCCGTTCGGAGGCGCCTTTTTCTTGTCCGGGGCCCCTGCCGTCTTGCCTGCGGCGCCGAAGCCGGCGCGACCGCACGGAGACTTTGCGTGAAATTCACACTTCACATTCCGCCCGACCTTGGATAAGAGACCTTCTGTCTTGGCGGCCGCACCTGTGCAGTCGCCCGGACGATTCGTCCGAGACGGTGGGTGGAGCAATCCATAAATCCTGCCCGAGACGGGATAAGACCAGATTTCTTCAGGCCATAGCTCTCGCTTGGCGCCTGGGGCGGACTTGGGCGGACCCGTTATTGGACCCGAATGCCGGGGCCTCGTGTTCCGGCGGAACTGAGCCGGAGGGTCACACCTCCCTGACTGGAGTGAAACTGTGGATAGAGCCCAGAAAGAGAAAGTGGTCGAGGAACTCGGCCAGATCTTCGAAAGCTCTGGCGTTGTGGTGGTTGCACACTACACCGGCCTCACGGTTGCCGAGATGCAGGATCTGCGCGCCCGTGCCCGCGAGGCCGATAGTGCAGTCCGCGTCGCCAAGAACAGGCTCGCCAAGATCGCCCTGGACGGAAAGCCGTGCGAAAGCATTGCGGAATTCCTTTCGGGCATGACCGTGCTTACCTATTCCGAGGACCCCGTGGCAGCTGCCAGGGTGGCCGAGGGTTTTGCCAAGGACAACAAGAAGTTCGAGATCCTTGGCGGGGCAATGGGTGAAAACGCTCTCGATCGCGCCGGCGTCGAAGCCGTGTCGAAGATGCCGTCCCGCGAGGAGCTTATCGCTTCCATCGCAGGCTGCATCGGCGCACCCGCTTCGAACATTGCCGGGGCCATTGGCGCACCTGCTTCGAACATCGCTTCCATCTTGTCCACGATCGAGGACAAGGCGGCGGCGTAAGCAACCCGAGAGACGGCGTAGGGTTGAACACCCGCACGTTGGAACACATTTAGAGATACGGGATACAGTAAAATGGCTGATCTGAAAAAACTGGCTGAAGAGATCGTTGGTCTGACGCTTCTCGAAGCACAAGAACTGAAAACCATCCTGAAAGACGAGTACGGCATCGAACCCGCAGCTGGCGGCGCCGTCATGATGGCTGGCCCCGCAGGCGGCGACGCCGGTGCGGCCGAAGAAGAAAAGACCGAATTCGACGTCATCCTGAAGTCGCCGGGCGCCTCCAAGATCAACGTGATCAAGGAAGTCCGCGGCATCACCGGTCTGGGCCTGAAAGAAGCCAAGGAACTGGTGGAAGCCGGTGGCAAAGCCGTCAAGGAAGGCGTGTCCAAGGACGAAGCCGAAGAGATCAAAGGCAAGCTGGAAGCAGCTGGCGCCGAGGTCGAAGTCAAGTAATCGGTGGCGCGGCGCGTGCCGTGTCCTCGCATTGATGAAGGCTGGTCCCGGGATTACCGGGTCCAGCCGAACCTGTCTCAGAGAGGGCTTTTCCCGCGAGGGTGCGAAGCCTTCCCTAAGGCGAGGTTTGAGGATCGGGAGGCCACCTGTCGGGACGGTGGCCAGGCATTGATCTCAACCCCCTGTCTCGCAAGGAGAGCGCCCGAGGCCCGGCGGCGCGTCTCTCCGAATGAGAAAGAAAGGTGACACTGGTCATGACTCAGACCTTCCTCGGTCAGAAACGTCTTCGGAAATATTACGGCAAGATCCGTGAAGTTCTCGAAATGCCGAACCTCATCGAGGTTCAGAAATCCTCCTACGACCTGTTCCTGCGGTCGGGCGATCAGCCCGAGCCCCTGGAAGGCGAAGGCCTGATGGGCGTGTTCCAGTCGGTTTTCCCGATCAAGGATTTCAACGAAACCTCCGTTCTGGAATTCGTCAAATACGAGCTGGAAAAGCCGAAATACGACGTTGAGGAATGCATGCAGCGCGACATGACCTACAGCGCCCCGCTGAAGGTCACGCTGCGTCTGATCGTGTTCGATGTCGACGAGGATACCGGCGCGAAATCGGTGAAGGACATCAAGGAACAGGACGTCTTCATGGGCGACATGCCCCTGATGACGCCCAACGGCACCTTTGTCGTCAACGGGACCGAGCGGGTCATCGTGTCCCAGATGCACCGGTCGCCGGGCGTGTTCTTCGACCATGACAAGGGCAAGACGCATTCGTCGGGCAAGCTGCTGTTCGCCTGCCGGATCATCCCCTACCGTGGCTCCTGGCTGGATTTCGAGTTCGACGCCAAGGACATCGTGTTCGCGCGGATCGACCGCCGCCGCAAGCTGCCGGTGACGACCCTGCTCTATGCCCTGGGGCTGGATCAGGAAGCCATCATGGACGCCTATTACGAGACGGTTGATTTCAACTTCCGTCGCGGCCAGGGCTGGGTCACGAAGTTCTTCCCCGACCGGATTCGCGGCACCCGCCCGACCTATGACCTGGTGGATGCGGATACCGGCGAAGTCATCTTCGAGGCTGGCAAGAAGGTCACGCCGCGCGCGGTCAAGAAGCTGATCGACGAGGGCGCTGTACAGAACCTGCTGGTGCCCTTCGACCGGATCGTCGGGCGCTTTGTCTCCCGGGACATCATCAACGAAGAGACCGGCGCCATCTATGTCGAGGCCGGGGATGAACTGACCCTGGAATATGACAAGGCCGGCGAAATCACGGGCGGCACCCTGCAAGAGCTGCTGGACGCCGGGATCACCGAGATCCCCGTGCTGGACATCGACAACATCACTGTCGGCCCGTACATGCGCAACACCATGGCGCAGGACAAGAACATGAACCGCGAAACCGCGCTCATGGATATCTACCGCGTCATGCGCCCCGGCGAGCCGCCCACCGTGGAGGCCGCGTCGAACCTGTTCGAAACGCTGTTCTTTGACAGCGAACGCTATGACTTGTCCGCCGTGGGCCGGGTCAAGATGAACATGCGTCTTGCGCTGGAGAAACCCGACACGCAGCGCACGCTGGACCGCGATGACATCGTGTCCTGCATCAAGGCGCTGGTGGAGCTGCGTGACGGCAAGGGCGAGGTGGACGACATCGACCACCTGGGCAACCGGCGTGTCCGGTCCGTTGGCGAGCTGATGGAAAACCAGTACCGCGTCGGTCTGCTGCGGATGGAACGCGCGATCAAGGAACGCATGTCCTCGGTCGAGATCGACACGGTGATGCCGCAGGATCTGATCAATGCGAAACCGGCTGCGGCTGCCGTGCGCGAATTCTTCGGCTCCTCCCAGTTGTCGCAGTTCATGGACCAGACCAACCCGCTGTCCGAAGTCAGTCACAAACGCCGTCTCTCGGCGCTTGGGCCGGGCGGTCTGACCCGCGAACGCGCCGGGTTCGAAGTTCGCGACGTTCACGCCACGCACTACGGCCGGATGTGCCCGATTGAGACGCCCGAGGGGCCGAACATCGGTCTGATCAACAACCTCGCGTCCTTTGCCCGGGTGAACAAATACGGCTTTATCGAAACCCCCTACCGGGTGGTGAAGGAAGGCCAGGTCACGGACGAAGTGCATTACATGTCCGCGACCGAGGAACAGCGCCATGTCGTGGCCCAGGCGAATGCCAACATCTCCGACGAAGGCCGCTTCGTGAACGAGATGGTGAACACGCGCCAGGCCGGGGAATACACCCTGACCCCGACGGAGCACGTCGACCTGATCGACGTGTCGCCGAAGCAGCTGGTCTCTGTCGCCGCATCGTTGATCCCGTTCCTTGAGAACGACGACGCGAACCGCGCGCTGATGGGCTCCAACATGCAGAAACAGGCCGTGCCGCTGGTGCAGGCCGAGGCGCCGCTGGTCGGCACCGGGATCGAACGCAAGGTCGCCGTGGATTCGGGCGCCGCCATCATGGCCAAGCGTGCGGGTATCATCGACCAGGTGGATGCACAGCGGATCGTGATCCGTGCGACTTCCGATCTGGAGCCGGGTGATCCGGGTGTGGATATCTACCGCATGCGGAAATTCCAGCGGTCCAACCAGAACACCTGTATCAACCAGCGTCCGCTGGTGAAGGTGGGCGATACGGTCGAGAAGAACGAAGTCATCGCCGATGGCCCCTCCACCGATCTGGGTGAGCTGGCCTTGGGCAAGAACGTGATCGTCGCGTTCATGCCGTGGAACGGCTACAACTACGAGGACTCGATCCTGATCTCCGAACGGATCGCGCGCGATGACGTCTTTACCTCGATCCACATCGAGGAATTCGAAGTTGCCGCCCGTGACACCAAGCTGGGTCCGGAAGAAATCACCCGCGACATTCCCAACGTTGGTGAGGAAGCTTTGCGCAACCTCGACGAGGCGGGCATCGTCTACATCGGTGCGGATGTGGAGCCGGGCGACATTCTGGTGGGCAAGATCACCCCCAAGGGCGAAAGCCCGATGACGCCGGAGGAAAAACTTCTGCGCGCCATCTTCGGGGAAAAGGCGTCGGATGTGCGCGATACCTCCTTGCGGGTGAAACCGGGCGATTTCGGCACCGTGGTCGAAGTGCGTGTCTTCAACCGCCACGGTGTGGAAAAAGACGAGCGGGCGCTTCAGATCGAACGGGAAGAAGTCGAACAGCTGTCGCGCGACCGCGACGACGAGCTGGCGATTCTGGACCGCAACATCTACGCACGTCTGCAATCCATGATCCTGGGCAAGACCGCGGTCAAAGGGCCCAAGGGCGTCAAGGCCGGATCCGAGATCACCGAGGATCTGCTGGGCACGCTGGCGCGCAACCAGTGGTGGCAACTGGCGCTGGAAGACGATCAGGAGGCCTCTCACGTCGAAGCCCTGAACGAGCAGTACGAGGCGCAGAAACGTGCCCTGGACGCCCGGTTCGAGGACAAGGTGGAGAAGGTGCGCCGGGGCGACGACCTGCCACCGGGCGTGATGAAGATGGTCAAGGTCTTCATCGCCGTGAAGCGGAAGCTGCAACCGGGCGACAAGATGGCCGGTCGGCACGGGAACAAGGGGGTCATCTCCCGCGTGGTGCCGATGGAGGACATGCCGTTCCTCGGGGATGGCACGCCGGTGGACTTCTGTCTGAACCCGCTGGGCGTTCCGTCCCGGATGAACGTCGGTCAGATCCTTGAGACTCACATGGGTTGGGCCGCGCGCGGCCTGGGCCTCAAAGTGGACGAGGCGCTGGACGATTACCGCCGCACGGGCGACCTGACCCCGGTTCGGGAGGCCATGCGCCTCGCCTACGGAGAGGACGTCTACGAGGAAGGGCTGGTCGGGATGGACGAATCCCGCCTGTTGGAGGCCGCAGGCAACGTGACCCGCGGTGTCCCGATCGCGACGCCCGTCTTCGACGGCGCCAAGGAGCCTGACGTGAACGACGCGCTGAAACGCGCCGGGTTCGACGAAAGCGGCCAGTCGGTTCTCTATGACGGCCGCACGGGGGAGCAATTCGCGCGCCCGGTCACCGTCGGCGTGAAGTACCTGCTGAAGCTGCACCACCTGGTGGACGACAAGATTCACGCACGGTCGACTGGCCCGTATTCCCTGGTCACCCAGCAGCCGCTGGGCGGCAAGGCGCAGTTCGGTGGTCAGCGTTTCGGGGAGATGGAGGTCTGGGCGCTGGAAGCCTACGGCGCCGCCTACACCCTTCAGGAAATGCTGACGGTCAAGTCGGACGACGTGGCCGGCCGGACGAAGGTCTACGAAAGCATCGTCAAGGGCGAGGACAATTTCGAAGCGGGCGTTCCCGAGAGCTTCAACGTGCTCGTGAAGGAAGTCCGCGGCCTCGGCCTGAACATGGAACTCCTGGACGCGGAGGACGAGGAATAAGGCGCCCGGCGCCACCTGGAGGCCGGGCCATCCGCCTGGTCTCCGCTCCTCTCCCTCCGAGCCCTGTCATTTAGGATTACGACATGAACCAGGAACTGACGAACAACCCGTTCAACCCGCTCACGCCGCCGAAGGTGTTTGACGAGATCAAGGTCTCTCTCGCCTCGCCGGAGCGGATCCTCTCTTGGTCCTACGGTGAGATCAAGAAGCCCGAGACGATCAACTACCGGACCTACAAGCCCGAGCGGGACGGCCTGTTCTGCGCGCGCATCTTCGGTCCGATCAAGGATTACGAATGCCTGTGCGGCAAGTACAAGCGGATGAAATATCGCGGCGTCGTCTGCGAGAAATGCGGCGTTGAAGTCACGCTGCAAAAGGTCCGCCGCGAGCGTATGGGCCATATCGAACTGGCCGCGCCCGTTGCGCATATCTGGTTCCTGAAATCGCTGCCCTCCCGCATCGGTCTGATGCTGGACATGACCCTGCGCGATCTTGAGCGGGTGCTGTATTTCGAAAACTACGTAGTGATCGAACCGGGCCTGACGGATCTGCAATACGGCCAGATGCTGACCGAAGAGGAATTCATGGATGCGCAGGATGCGTATGGCATGGATGCCTTCACGGCCAATATCGGCGCGGAAGCGATCCGCGAGATGCTGTCTCAGATCGACCTGGAATCGGAGGCAGAGCAGCTGCGCGCCGATCTGGCCGAGGCCACCGGCGAGCTGAAGCCCAAGAAGATCATCAAACGCCTGAAGGTCGTGGAATCCTTCTTGGAATCCGGCAACCGTCCGGAGTGGATGATCATGACCGTCATTCCGGTCATCCCGCCCGAGCTGCGCCCCCTGGTGCCGCTGGACGGTGGCCGGTTCGCGACCTCGGACCTGAACGACCTGTACCGCCGGGTGATCAACCGGAACAACCGTCTGAAACGGCTGATCGACCTGCGCGCGCCCGACATCATCGTGCGCAACGAAAAGCGGATGTTGCAGGAATCCGTGGATGCGCTGTTCGACAACGGCCGCCGCGGCCGCGTGATCACCGGCGCCAACAAGCGTCCGCTGAAATCGCTGTCCGACATGCTGAAAGGGAAGCACGGCCGGTTCCGTCAGAACCTTCTGGGGAAACGGGTCGACTTCTCCGGCCGGTCGGTCATCGTGACCGGCCCGGAGCTGAAGCTGCACCAATGCGGCCTGCCCAAGAAGATGGCCCTGGAGCTGTTCAAGCCGTTCATCTACTCGCGGCTGGAAGCCAAGGGCCTGTCCTCGACCGTGAAACAGGCCAAGAAACTGGTGGAGAAGGAGCGGCCCGAAGTCTGGGACATCCTGGACGAGGTCATCCGGGAGCACCCCGTGCTGCTGAACCGCGCCCCCACGCTGCACCGTCTGGGCATCCAGGCCTTCGAACCCACGCTGATCGAAGGGAAAGCCATCCAGTTGCACCCGCTGGTCTGCTCCGCGTTCAACGCCGACTTTGACGGTGACCAGATGGCCGTTCACGTTCCGCTCTCGCTGGAAGCCCAGCTGGAAGCGCGCGTGCTGATGATGTCCACCAACAACGTGCTGTCGCCCGCCAACGGCGCGCCGATCATCGTGCCGTCGCAGGACATGATCCTGGGTCTCTACTATACCACGATCATGCGCGAGGGCATGAAAGGCGAAGGCATGACCTTCTCTTCCATCGACGAGGTGCAATACGCGCTCGATGCGGGGCAGGTGCACCTGCACGCCCGGATCACCGCGCGCATTCAGCAGATCGACGAAGAGGGCAACGAGGTCACCCAGCGTGTGGAAACCACGCCGGGCCGGATTCGCCTGGGCGCGCTGCTGCCGATGAATGCCAAGGCGCCGTTCGAACTGGTCAACCGTCTGCTGCGGAAGCGCGAAGTCCAGCAGATCATTGATACCGTCTACCGCTACTGCGGTCAGAAGGAATCGGTGATCTTCTGTGATCAGATCATGACCATGGGCTTCCGCGAGGCGTTCAAGGCGGGCATTTCCTTCGGCAAGGACGACATGGTCGTGCCCGAAGGCAAGTGGCCGATCGTGGACGAGACCCGCGAACAGGTGAAGGATTTCGAACAGCAATACATGGACGGCCTGATCACCCAGGGTGAGAAGTACAACAAGGTCGTCGATGCCTGGTCGAAATGTAACGACAAGGTCACGGAGGCGATGATGTCCACCATCTCCGCCGTGCGTCATGACGAGGGCGGGGCCGAACAGGAACCGAACTCGGTCTACATGATGGCCCACTCCGGGGCGCGTGGCTCTGTCACCCAGATGAAGCAGCTGGGCGGGATGCGCGGGCTGATGGCGAAGCCGAACGGCGACATCATCGAGACGCCGATCATCTCGAACTTCAAGGAAGGCCTGACCGTGCTGGAGTACTTCAACTCCACCCACGGCGCGCGGAAAGGTCTGTCGGATACAGCGCTGAAAACCGCGAACTCGGGCTACCTGACCCGGCGTCTGGTGGACGTGGCGCAGGATTGCATCGTCCGGGAGCAGGATTGCGGCACAGAGCTGGCCGTGACCGCCGAAGCGGCCGTGAACGACGGCGAAGTTGTCGCCACGATCGGAGAGCGTGTGCTGGGCCGTGTCGCGGCCGAGGACGTGCTGCGCCCGGGCACCGAAGAGGTGCTGGTGACCAAGGGCACGCTGATCGACGAACGCCTGGCGGACATGATCCAGGACGCCAACGTGCAGTCGATGCGCATCCGCTCGCCGCTGACCTGCGAGGCCGACGACGGCGTCTGCGCGACCTGCTACGGTCGTGACCTGGCGCGCGGGACGCGGGTCAACATCGGGGAGGCCGTCGGCATCATTGCCGCGCAATCCATCGGTGAACCCGGCACGCAGCTGACGATGCGGACGTTCCACATTGGCGGTGTTGCGCAGGGTGGTCAGCAATCGTTCCTGGAGGCTTCGACCGACGGTACGATCGAGTTCGAGAACGCGCAGCTGCTGGAGAACGCCAACGGCGAGACGCTGATCATGGGCCGGAACATGAAGTTGCGGATCGTGGACGAGCACGGCGAGGAACGGTCCAGCCACAAGCTGGGTTACGGTACCAAGCTGTTCGTCAAGGATGGCGAGAGGATCGCCCGCGGCGCCAAGCTGTTCGAATGGGATCCCTATACCCTGCCGATCATCGCGGAGAAGGGCGGCAAGATCCGGTTCGTCGACCTGGTCAACGGCATCGCGGTCCGCGAGGAAACCGATGACGCGACGGGCATGACCCAGCGGATCGTTTCGGACTGGCGTGCGGCCCCCAAGGGCAACGAGCTGAAGCCCGAGGTGCTGATCATCGGCGAGGACGGCGAACCCGTCCGCAACGAGTTGGGCAACCCGGTCACCTACCCGATGTCGGTGGACGCCATTCTGTCCGTCGAGGACGGGCAGGACATCAAGGCCGGTGACGTCGTGGCGCGGATCCCGCGCGAAGGTGCGAAGACGAAGGACATTACCGGTGGTCTGCCGCGTGTGGCCGAACTCTTCGAGGCGCGTCGTCCCAAGGATCACGCGATCATCGCCGAAATCGACGGCTATGTGCGGTTCGGGCGCGACTACAAGAACAAGCGCCGCATCGCGATCGAACCCGCCGACGAGTCGATGGAGCAGGTCGAATACATGGTGCCCAAGGGCAAGCACATTCCCGTCCAGGAAGGTGACTTCGTCCAGAAGGGGGATTACATCATGGACGGCAACCCGGCCCCCCACGACATTCTGTCGATCATGGGTGTCGAGGCGCTGGCCGACTACATGATCAACGAGGTGCAGGACGTCTATCGCCTGCAAGGCGTGAAGATCAACGACAAGCACATCGAGGTCATCGTGCGCCAGATGCTCCAGAAGTGGGAGATCCAGGACAGCGGTCAGACCACCCTTCTGAAGGGAGAGCATGTCGACAAGGTCGAGTTCGACCAGGCCAATGCCAAGGCCGAGGCCGAGGGCCGTCGTCCGGCCGCGGGCGAACCCATCCTGCTGGGGATCACCAAGGCATCGCTGCAAACGCGGTCCTTCATCTCCGCCGCCTCCTTCCAGGAGACGACGCGCGTGCTGACCGAAGCTTCGGTCCAGGGCAAGCGGGACAAGCTGGTCGGGCTGAAGGAAAACGTGATCGTGGGTCGCCTGATCCCGGCCGGGACGGGCGGCGCCACGCAGCGCGTGCGCCGCATCGCCTCGGATCGCGACAACGTGGTTCTGGATGCCCGCCGGGAGGAGGCCGAAGCCGCCGCCGCCCTGGCCGCGCCGGAGGATGGCGACATCCTGGGGGGGGAAAATTACGACAACCTCATCGAGACCCCGGAAAGCCGCGATTGATCCTCATCGCATGACATTGAAAACCCCCGCTTCGGCGGGGGTTTTTGTTTGTGGGGCCTGCACCATTGCGGTTCGCGCATGCCGCGATGCGGCGACGATTTTCGGATGACGCGCCTTCCCTTTTGCGGCGGGGCGGTATCATCTGCGGGAAACGACAAACGGTTCCCAGATGACTGACAATACCAAGGGCGCGCTGTTGATGATGGCGTCGCTGGCGCTGTTCACATTGAACGACACGCTGATGAAAACCCTGTCAGGGCAGGTGCCGCTGTACCAGATCCTGGCCATCCGCAACACGGTGACCACGGCGGTTCTGCTGCTGGTCTGCTGGCGCAGCGGCGCGTTCCGGCGCGGCATGGCGCGGCGCGACTGGGGATTGGCGGGACTACGCGCGGCGGCGGAAATCGGCGCGGCGTTCTTCTTCCTGACTGCGCTGTTCAACATGCCGCTGGCCAATGTCACGGCGGTGCTTCAATCCGCGCCGCTGGTGGTGACGCTGGCGGCCGCAATCTTCCTGCGGGAACGGGTGGGGTGGCGCCGGGTGGCGGCCATTGTTGTCGGGTTCATGGGGGTGTTGCTGATCATCCGGCCGGGTTCGGACGTGTTCGACATCTTTTCGGTCTACATCCTGATCGCAGTCTGTTTCATTACCGTGCGGGATCTGTCCACGCGGCGCCTGTCGCCGGATTCGTCATCGATGTTGGTGACGGCGCTGACCTCGGCGGCGATCATGGTGTTTTTCGGCGGGATGAGCGTGGCCGAACCCTGGGTGCCGCTGACGGTGGGCAGCGCGGCGCTGGTGCTGGGGGCGGCGGGGTTCGTGCTGTTCGCCTATCTCACCTCCGTCATGGCGATGAGGCTGGGGGAAATCTCCTTTGTCTCGCCGTTCCGCTATACGGCGCTGATCTGGGCGCTGGTGCTGGGCTACGTGGTCTTTGGCGATTGGCCGGATTGGCAGACATTGCTGGGGGCGGCCATCGTGGCGGGGTCGGGGCTGTTCATGCTGTACCGTGAACGCCGCATCGGCCACCGCGCGGGGGAGCCGCTGGAATGAGCCGGGTGCAGCTGCTGGGTCTGTGCCGGTTCTCCTATCCAACCGCGCTTGACGGGTTCAGCGTTCTGGGGACGGACGCGGCGCGGAACCGCGCGCGTCTGTACGATCCGGCGCGGCTGGCATTGCGGTTCTGGTTTTTCGAACGGATCTGCCTTCCCAGCCTGGCGGCGCAACAGGATCCCGAGTTCACGGTGCTGCTGCTGCATGACGCGGCGCTGCCCGAACCGTGGTTGACCCGCCTGCGCGATGCCATCGCACCGCTGCCGCAGGTGGTCGCGGTGCCACGCCCGGCGGGGCTGCCGCACAAGGGCACCTGCCGGGACATCCTGCGCGCGGCCCGCGATCCGCAGGCCCGCGCGGTGGCGGAATTCACAATCGACGACGACGATGCGCTGGCGGTGGATTTCACCGCCCGGACGCGCGCCGCTTTTGGCGTGTTGCGCCCGCTCTGGCGCGATGTCGGGCGGACGGCAGTGGATTTCAACTCCGGGCTGGTCCTGCGGGCCACCGGCGGGCTGGCGGAACGGCGCGCAGAGGGGGCGCCGACTGCGACGCCGCCGGCCATGCCCCCGCAGCCCAGGCTGGGCGTGGAGCCCGTGCAGGCCCATCTGTGGGCGCCAGGCACCGCGATCTATCACCGCCCGCGTTCAACCCGGTCCATTCAGGATTTCAACCACCGGCGGCTTTGGTCGCGCATCCCGACGCTGAGCCTGCCAGAGCCGGTGATGTACCTGCGCGGCGCCCATGGCACCAATGACAGCAATGTCGCCCGCGCCCGTCCGACGGGGGAGGCGGGTCAGGACGTGGCCTCGGAACAGGGTGCGCAGGTCCTGCGCGACCGGTTCGGCCTTGACCTTGACGCGCTGTTGCGCGACTGGGTGCGCGTCGGGACGCCATAGCCGCGCGACCGCCGCGAT encodes the following:
- the rplK gene encoding 50S ribosomal protein L11; this translates as MAKKLVGSMKLQVPAGQANPSPPVGPALGQRGLNIMEFCKAFNAKTQDMEAGAPCPTVITYYQDKSFTMEIKTPPASYYLKKAAKLKSGANAPGKETVGTVTAAQVKEIAEAKMKDLNAQDIESAMQIILGSARSMGIEVK
- the rplA gene encoding 50S ribosomal protein L1 gives rise to the protein MAKLGKRTRAAREAAAGKENLSVEDAVALIKSNAQAKFDETVEIAMNLGVDPRHADQMVRGVVGLPNGTGKDVRVAVFARGPKADEAKEAGADIVGAEDLMETIQGGTIDFDRCIATPDMMPVVGRLGKILGPRNLMPNPKVGTVTMDVAQAVQAAKGGEVQFKAEKAGVVHAGVGKASFDAEKLAENIRAFVDAVSKAKPAGAKGTYMQKVSISSTMGPGVSIDVANATGN
- the rplL gene encoding 50S ribosomal protein L7/L12 gives rise to the protein MADLKKLAEEIVGLTLLEAQELKTILKDEYGIEPAAGGAVMMAGPAGGDAGAAEEEKTEFDVILKSPGASKINVIKEVRGITGLGLKEAKELVEAGGKAVKEGVSKDEAEEIKGKLEAAGAEVEVK
- the rpoB gene encoding DNA-directed RNA polymerase subunit beta translates to MTQTFLGQKRLRKYYGKIREVLEMPNLIEVQKSSYDLFLRSGDQPEPLEGEGLMGVFQSVFPIKDFNETSVLEFVKYELEKPKYDVEECMQRDMTYSAPLKVTLRLIVFDVDEDTGAKSVKDIKEQDVFMGDMPLMTPNGTFVVNGTERVIVSQMHRSPGVFFDHDKGKTHSSGKLLFACRIIPYRGSWLDFEFDAKDIVFARIDRRRKLPVTTLLYALGLDQEAIMDAYYETVDFNFRRGQGWVTKFFPDRIRGTRPTYDLVDADTGEVIFEAGKKVTPRAVKKLIDEGAVQNLLVPFDRIVGRFVSRDIINEETGAIYVEAGDELTLEYDKAGEITGGTLQELLDAGITEIPVLDIDNITVGPYMRNTMAQDKNMNRETALMDIYRVMRPGEPPTVEAASNLFETLFFDSERYDLSAVGRVKMNMRLALEKPDTQRTLDRDDIVSCIKALVELRDGKGEVDDIDHLGNRRVRSVGELMENQYRVGLLRMERAIKERMSSVEIDTVMPQDLINAKPAAAAVREFFGSSQLSQFMDQTNPLSEVSHKRRLSALGPGGLTRERAGFEVRDVHATHYGRMCPIETPEGPNIGLINNLASFARVNKYGFIETPYRVVKEGQVTDEVHYMSATEEQRHVVAQANANISDEGRFVNEMVNTRQAGEYTLTPTEHVDLIDVSPKQLVSVAASLIPFLENDDANRALMGSNMQKQAVPLVQAEAPLVGTGIERKVAVDSGAAIMAKRAGIIDQVDAQRIVIRATSDLEPGDPGVDIYRMRKFQRSNQNTCINQRPLVKVGDTVEKNEVIADGPSTDLGELALGKNVIVAFMPWNGYNYEDSILISERIARDDVFTSIHIEEFEVAARDTKLGPEEITRDIPNVGEEALRNLDEAGIVYIGADVEPGDILVGKITPKGESPMTPEEKLLRAIFGEKASDVRDTSLRVKPGDFGTVVEVRVFNRHGVEKDERALQIEREEVEQLSRDRDDELAILDRNIYARLQSMILGKTAVKGPKGVKAGSEITEDLLGTLARNQWWQLALEDDQEASHVEALNEQYEAQKRALDARFEDKVEKVRRGDDLPPGVMKMVKVFIAVKRKLQPGDKMAGRHGNKGVISRVVPMEDMPFLGDGTPVDFCLNPLGVPSRMNVGQILETHMGWAARGLGLKVDEALDDYRRTGDLTPVREAMRLAYGEDVYEEGLVGMDESRLLEAAGNVTRGVPIATPVFDGAKEPDVNDALKRAGFDESGQSVLYDGRTGEQFARPVTVGVKYLLKLHHLVDDKIHARSTGPYSLVTQQPLGGKAQFGGQRFGEMEVWALEAYGAAYTLQEMLTVKSDDVAGRTKVYESIVKGEDNFEAGVPESFNVLVKEVRGLGLNMELLDAEDEE
- the rplJ gene encoding 50S ribosomal protein L10, whose product is MDRAQKEKVVEELGQIFESSGVVVVAHYTGLTVAEMQDLRARAREADSAVRVAKNRLAKIALDGKPCESIAEFLSGMTVLTYSEDPVAAARVAEGFAKDNKKFEILGGAMGENALDRAGVEAVSKMPSREELIASIAGCIGAPASNIAGAIGAPASNIASILSTIEDKAAA